Proteins encoded by one window of Tunturibacter psychrotolerans:
- a CDS encoding SDR family NAD(P)-dependent oxidoreductase, with amino-acid sequence MGKVALITGGNSGIGLATAKRFLEEGAKVAITGRNQKTLETTVQELGPGVLVMKADVTDRKAMKKAIAATVEQFGNLDILFANAGIGPLTPLGSTSIEVFEEILSVNVTSTFFIVQECLPYLNDGASIIFNSSVQNVNGRPGLSAYAASKAAVRTMARVMASELSPRGIRINVVTPGAVDTPIWDATVTTDEDRHTLHKVVERGIPLGRMGDPLEVANAVVFLASDESSFIQATEIVIDGGATGAPMGAPIYKQ; translated from the coding sequence ATGGGTAAAGTAGCACTGATTACAGGTGGCAACAGCGGCATCGGATTGGCCACCGCAAAGCGATTCCTGGAGGAAGGAGCGAAAGTCGCGATCACAGGCAGAAACCAGAAGACGCTCGAAACAACCGTACAAGAACTCGGGCCCGGGGTGCTTGTCATGAAAGCGGACGTAACAGACCGCAAAGCCATGAAGAAAGCTATCGCAGCGACAGTCGAGCAGTTCGGCAATCTCGATATCCTCTTTGCAAACGCTGGAATCGGCCCCCTCACGCCGCTCGGCAGCACCTCGATCGAGGTGTTCGAGGAGATTTTGAGCGTCAATGTAACCTCGACCTTCTTTATCGTGCAGGAGTGCCTGCCTTATCTGAACGACGGCGCTTCCATCATCTTCAACAGTTCGGTCCAGAATGTGAACGGCAGGCCTGGCCTGTCTGCCTATGCGGCAAGTAAAGCGGCCGTCAGAACAATGGCGCGCGTGATGGCCTCCGAGCTTTCTCCACGCGGAATTCGAATCAATGTGGTCACCCCAGGGGCAGTCGATACCCCTATATGGGATGCAACCGTAACCACCGACGAAGATAGACACACGCTCCACAAGGTTGTCGAAAGAGGCATCCCTCTCGGACGAATGGGCGACCCTCTGGAAGTGGCCAATGCCGTCGTCTTTCTCGCCTCAGATGAGTCCTCTTTCATTCAGGCCACTGAGATCGTTATTGATGGCGGAGCCACGGGCGCACCCATGGGAGCGCCAATCTACAAACAGTAA
- a CDS encoding flavin reductase family protein, which yields MSSAWWLGWNAVLGFGAHSKTPQNLQRTRQCVLNLPSVDQVAHVDRLALLTGSNPVPPHKIQKGYVYHRDKFAASGFTPLRSELVAPPRIAECPIQLEAELTESHPLATQESPGRLIALEVKILRVHIEPELRLEGETNHVDPEKWRPLIMSFCRFFGLGDEVHPSRLATIPESAYRPARVAAMLEAGM from the coding sequence ATATCTTCAGCGTGGTGGTTAGGTTGGAATGCTGTACTCGGCTTCGGCGCACACTCGAAGACCCCGCAGAACCTTCAGCGCACCCGCCAATGCGTCCTCAATCTCCCATCGGTCGACCAGGTAGCTCACGTCGACAGGCTCGCTCTCCTCACGGGCTCCAATCCCGTGCCACCGCACAAAATCCAAAAGGGCTACGTCTACCATCGCGACAAGTTTGCCGCCTCCGGATTCACCCCGCTTCGATCCGAATTGGTCGCCCCGCCACGTATCGCAGAGTGCCCGATTCAACTCGAGGCAGAATTAACCGAAAGTCATCCTCTGGCGACCCAGGAGTCTCCCGGCCGCCTCATCGCGCTCGAAGTAAAGATCCTTCGTGTCCACATCGAACCCGAACTAAGACTCGAAGGCGAAACCAACCACGTCGACCCCGAAAAATGGCGCCCTCTCATCATGAGCTTTTGCCGCTTCTTCGGCCTCGGCGACGAGGTGCATCCTTCCCGGCTCGCAACAATCCCGGAATCCGCCTACCGCCCCGCCCGCGTCGCAGCCATGCTCGAAGCCGGTATGTAA
- a CDS encoding NADP-dependent isocitrate dehydrogenase, whose product MQTSYNGIPVPANGQAIEYNNGKFKVPDHPIIPFIEGDGTGRDIWKASQRVFDAAVAKAYGGKRSVAWYEVLAGEKAYRQTKNWLPDDTVKATVDFRVSIKGPLTTPVGGGIRSLNVALRQLMDLYQCVRPVKYYAGVPSPVKAPEKLNVVIFRENTEDIYAGIEFRQGTPEADKFIAFVNDDMLKGTKKKIRLDSGVGVKPISITGSKRLVRAAIQYALDNKRKTVTLVHKGNIQKFTEGAFREWGYEVASQEFREQTVTERESWILGNIEANPKLTAEENAALIEPGIEFAAKEFGEEVIAEVKQVIASIGSSHGGGKWKSKILVNDRIADSIFQQIILRPEDYSVLATTNLNGDYISDAAAAQVGGLGIAPGGNIGDGYAVFEATHGTAPKYADKDVINPGSVILSGVMLFDFLGWTEAARLIESSMEKTIGQKFVTYDFERGMQGATKAKTSEFATRMIENM is encoded by the coding sequence ATGCAAACGAGCTACAACGGGATTCCAGTGCCGGCGAATGGGCAGGCGATCGAGTACAACAACGGAAAATTTAAGGTTCCTGATCATCCGATTATTCCGTTTATCGAAGGAGATGGAACGGGACGGGATATCTGGAAGGCTTCGCAGCGAGTGTTCGATGCAGCGGTGGCGAAGGCTTATGGGGGCAAGCGTTCGGTGGCGTGGTATGAGGTGCTGGCGGGGGAGAAGGCCTATCGCCAGACGAAGAACTGGTTGCCGGATGATACGGTGAAGGCCACGGTGGACTTTCGCGTGTCGATCAAAGGCCCGCTGACGACACCGGTGGGTGGTGGAATTCGTTCGCTGAACGTCGCGTTGCGGCAGTTGATGGATCTTTATCAGTGTGTGAGGCCGGTGAAGTACTACGCTGGCGTGCCGAGCCCTGTGAAGGCGCCGGAGAAGTTGAATGTGGTGATCTTCCGTGAGAATACGGAGGATATTTATGCCGGGATCGAGTTTCGGCAGGGTACACCTGAGGCTGACAAGTTCATCGCGTTTGTTAACGATGACATGCTGAAGGGAACGAAGAAAAAGATTCGGCTGGACTCCGGTGTGGGGGTGAAGCCGATTTCGATTACCGGATCGAAGCGGTTGGTTCGCGCGGCGATTCAGTATGCGCTCGATAACAAGCGCAAGACGGTGACGCTGGTGCACAAGGGAAATATTCAGAAGTTCACCGAGGGAGCGTTTCGCGAGTGGGGATATGAGGTTGCTTCGCAGGAGTTCCGCGAGCAGACGGTGACGGAGCGGGAGAGCTGGATTCTTGGGAATATTGAGGCGAATCCGAAGCTGACTGCGGAAGAGAACGCAGCGTTGATTGAACCCGGGATTGAGTTTGCCGCGAAGGAGTTTGGTGAGGAAGTTATTGCCGAAGTGAAGCAGGTGATCGCTTCGATTGGAAGTTCGCACGGCGGAGGGAAGTGGAAGAGCAAAATTCTGGTGAATGACCGGATCGCGGATTCGATCTTTCAGCAGATTATTTTGCGGCCTGAGGACTACAGCGTTTTGGCGACGACGAATCTGAATGGTGATTACATTTCGGATGCAGCGGCGGCTCAGGTCGGCGGGTTGGGAATTGCGCCGGGTGGGAATATCGGCGATGGATATGCCGTGTTTGAGGCGACGCATGGTACAGCTCCGAAGTATGCAGACAAGGATGTGATCAATCCTGGGTCGGTCATTCTTTCAGGTGTGATGTTGTTTGATTTTCTGGGTTGGACTGAAGCGGCGCGGCTGATCGAGAGCTCGATGGAGAAGACGATTGGGCAGAAGTTCGTGACGTACGACTTCGAGCGTGGGATGCAGGGCGCGACGAAGGCAAAGACGAGCGAGTTTGCTACACGCATGATTGAGAATATGTAG
- a CDS encoding glutamine synthetase family protein has translation MLSEFRDFLELSYGELEDLNLAAKEQRRNRVAADVIREERLKYLTDEKRIKAVTVLFSDLEGRLHMLDYDKKFLVKSYDNLTFDGSSIRGFTAQRESDLRLGIDWSAFYWVPADVFGAGKVMVFGEVIDKNGTTYSADIRGVLKSFSQELFDKQGYTLNAANEIEGFLFEGIDAERSYHETGSFEYVNKGGYYHSLPGDPLREFIDTTAEVQRAMGFENEKDHPEVAPSQFEINYTYGEVVAAADQIQLYKLICRQVATQMGMTASFLPKPVVGVNGSGMHTNVSITKGGKNLFWDPKGEEKISKLAWQFTDRILTHGNDICLLLNASVNAYRRLDPHFEAPNQIKASATDRGSMVRIPIGNEKSARVEVRSVGPDANPYLVLYSIFKSGLHGETSRIKNLRQAERYLPDNVYTALENFRGAEWTTTLLGEDVKGRYADLKQASADRCARLLGTIVKAPEVQFHHDVYNQLLWNNF, from the coding sequence ATTTTGAGCGAATTTCGTGATTTTCTGGAGCTTTCCTATGGCGAACTCGAGGACCTGAACCTGGCGGCGAAGGAGCAGCGGAGGAATCGAGTTGCGGCTGATGTGATTCGGGAGGAGCGGCTGAAGTACCTGACCGATGAGAAGCGGATCAAGGCTGTGACGGTTCTTTTCAGCGATCTTGAAGGCCGCCTGCACATGCTGGACTACGACAAGAAGTTCCTGGTGAAGAGCTACGACAACCTGACGTTTGATGGTTCGTCGATTCGTGGATTTACGGCGCAGCGGGAGAGCGATCTGCGGCTTGGAATCGACTGGAGCGCGTTTTACTGGGTGCCGGCGGATGTGTTTGGCGCAGGCAAGGTGATGGTATTCGGCGAGGTGATCGATAAGAACGGCACGACGTACAGCGCGGATATTCGGGGAGTGCTGAAGTCGTTTTCGCAGGAGCTGTTCGATAAGCAGGGCTACACGCTGAACGCGGCGAATGAGATTGAAGGGTTCCTGTTTGAGGGGATCGATGCGGAACGGAGTTATCACGAGACGGGTAGCTTCGAGTATGTGAATAAAGGTGGGTACTATCACTCGCTGCCAGGCGATCCGCTGCGTGAGTTTATCGACACGACCGCTGAAGTGCAGCGCGCGATGGGCTTCGAGAATGAGAAGGACCATCCCGAGGTTGCGCCCTCGCAGTTCGAGATCAACTACACCTATGGTGAGGTTGTGGCCGCTGCGGACCAGATTCAGCTTTACAAGCTGATCTGTCGACAGGTGGCGACACAGATGGGAATGACCGCGAGCTTTCTGCCGAAGCCGGTTGTTGGCGTGAACGGCAGCGGCATGCACACCAATGTCTCGATTACGAAGGGCGGGAAAAATCTTTTCTGGGATCCGAAGGGCGAGGAGAAGATCTCGAAGTTGGCGTGGCAGTTTACGGATCGCATTCTGACGCATGGCAACGATATTTGCCTGCTCCTGAATGCGAGTGTGAATGCTTATCGCCGGCTTGATCCTCACTTCGAGGCGCCGAACCAGATCAAGGCTTCGGCTACTGATCGTGGATCGATGGTGCGGATTCCGATTGGCAATGAGAAGTCGGCGCGCGTGGAGGTTCGGTCGGTTGGGCCGGATGCGAATCCTTACCTGGTTCTGTATTCGATCTTCAAGAGCGGATTGCATGGCGAGACTTCGAGGATCAAAAACCTGCGGCAGGCCGAGCGTTATCTGCCAGACAATGTCTACACGGCGTTGGAGAACTTCCGTGGCGCGGAGTGGACGACTACATTGCTGGGTGAGGATGTGAAGGGCCGCTATGCGGATCTGAAACAGGCTTCGGCGGATCGCTGTGCGCGGTTGCTGGGGACGATTGTGAAGGCGCCTGAGGTGCAGTTCCATCACGATGTTTATAATCAGCTGCTCTGGAATAACTTCTAA
- a CDS encoding carbon-nitrogen hydrolase gives MTTTNSKTTTNKRIGLIQMSCVPDTAANLDKAADRVREAARAGANVICLPELFRAQYFCQREEHALFDTAESIPGPSTERLSAIAKEEKVVVIASLFERRAPGLYHNTAAILETDGSIKGIYRKMHIPDDPLYYEKFYFTPGDLGFKAMKTTQGDIGTLVCWDQWYPEAARETALRGANTLFYPTAIGWHPSEKAEYGDAQYSAWQTTQRAHAISNGVFVGAVNRVGHEHGDVIHNGVEMRGPGDHTPKSGLEFWGGSFIADPFGRVIAQASHDKEEILIAEIDLKLQEDTRRNWPFLRDRRIDAYNGITSRFID, from the coding sequence ATGACGACAACGAACAGCAAGACCACCACCAACAAACGCATCGGCCTCATCCAGATGTCCTGCGTCCCCGATACCGCAGCCAACCTCGACAAAGCCGCCGACCGTGTCCGCGAAGCCGCCCGCGCCGGAGCCAACGTCATCTGCCTCCCCGAGCTCTTCCGCGCCCAATACTTCTGCCAGCGCGAAGAGCACGCCCTCTTCGACACCGCCGAGTCCATCCCCGGCCCCTCCACCGAGCGCCTCAGCGCCATCGCGAAGGAAGAAAAAGTAGTCGTCATCGCCAGCCTCTTCGAGCGCCGCGCCCCCGGCCTCTATCACAACACCGCTGCCATCCTCGAAACCGACGGCAGCATCAAGGGCATCTACCGCAAGATGCACATCCCCGACGACCCCCTCTACTACGAGAAGTTCTACTTCACCCCCGGCGACCTCGGCTTCAAAGCCATGAAGACCACTCAGGGAGACATCGGCACGCTCGTCTGCTGGGACCAGTGGTATCCAGAAGCCGCCCGCGAGACCGCCCTCCGCGGCGCCAACACGCTCTTCTACCCCACCGCCATCGGCTGGCACCCCTCTGAGAAAGCCGAATACGGCGACGCTCAATACTCCGCCTGGCAGACCACGCAGCGCGCCCATGCAATATCCAACGGCGTCTTTGTCGGCGCAGTCAACCGCGTAGGCCACGAGCACGGCGACGTCATCCACAACGGTGTCGAGATGCGCGGCCCCGGCGACCACACGCCCAAATCCGGCCTCGAATTCTGGGGTGGCAGCTTCATCGCCGACCCGTTCGGTCGCGTCATCGCGCAAGCCAGCCACGACAAAGAAGAGATCCTCATCGCCGAGATCGACCTCAAGCTCCAGGAAGACACTCGCCGCAACTGGCCCTTTCTCCGCGACCGCCGCATCGACGCCTACAACGGCATCACCAGCCGCTTCATCGACTAG
- a CDS encoding SIMPL domain-containing protein, whose product METERSSLFAPAAVVGVCLLVGLVAGGWILGSEIKDIRLADRYVTVKGLVERTVKSDMATWPVSFKEAGNDLPQVFAKSEADKTAVLKFFAGQGIAPGEITVGQIKVTDKLANEYGGNNTGPRYIVEQTVTVQSKDVDKISKAGQKTADLVQAGIVVGGANGQQGGIRYEFTGLNALKPDMITEATRNARASADRFAADSGSQVGSIRSANQGVFSISLAGSGAAPDEGGGGGDADASIMKKVRVVSTVDYYLVR is encoded by the coding sequence TTGGAGACGGAACGATCTTCGTTGTTTGCTCCTGCGGCGGTTGTTGGAGTTTGTTTGCTGGTTGGATTGGTGGCGGGTGGATGGATCCTGGGGTCGGAGATTAAGGACATCAGGCTGGCGGACCGGTATGTGACGGTGAAGGGTCTGGTGGAGAGGACCGTGAAGTCCGATATGGCGACCTGGCCGGTGAGCTTCAAAGAGGCAGGAAATGACCTGCCGCAGGTGTTTGCCAAAAGTGAAGCGGATAAGACGGCCGTGCTGAAGTTTTTTGCTGGGCAGGGGATTGCGCCTGGAGAGATCACCGTGGGGCAGATCAAAGTGACCGACAAGCTGGCGAATGAGTATGGCGGGAACAACACGGGGCCGCGATACATCGTGGAGCAGACGGTGACGGTGCAGTCGAAGGATGTGGACAAGATTTCGAAGGCAGGGCAGAAGACGGCGGACCTGGTGCAGGCGGGGATCGTTGTGGGTGGCGCGAATGGGCAGCAGGGTGGGATTCGGTACGAATTTACGGGGTTGAATGCGCTGAAGCCGGACATGATTACCGAGGCGACTCGGAATGCGCGGGCTTCGGCAGACCGGTTTGCGGCGGACTCGGGCAGCCAGGTGGGGTCGATTCGTTCGGCGAACCAGGGAGTGTTTTCGATCTCACTTGCGGGCAGTGGGGCGGCTCCAGATGAGGGGGGCGGTGGAGGAGATGCGGACGCGAGCATCATGAAGAAAGTGCGCGTGGTTTCCACGGTCGATTATTACCTTGTTCGATAA
- a CDS encoding aldo/keto reductase, with protein sequence MQYKTLGDTGLLVSTLCFGTMTFHGGTGLFRAIGTVDQTGADALIKASIDAGINFFDTADVYSEGESEKALGQSLKTLNISRSTVVIATKAFGRTGPGRNDVGASRGHIMDAVDASLRRLQTDHIDLYQIHGNDSITPIEETLRALDTLVQQGKVRYIGVSNWQAWKIAKALGISQFKNLARFDTLQAYYSIAGRDLERDLVPLLKAEKTGLLVWSPLAGGLLSGKFSRENQRPEGSRRSEFDFPIVDKERTWRILDVMAPIAKAHNCSPARISLAWLLAKPVVTSIIIGAKRLDQLEDNLAAVDLKLTADELKQLDEVSALPPEYPGWMLPFQSSNRLEPIARTVPVTPGKS encoded by the coding sequence ATGCAATACAAGACTCTCGGCGACACCGGCCTTCTCGTCTCCACGCTTTGTTTCGGCACAATGACCTTCCACGGCGGCACCGGCCTCTTCCGCGCCATCGGTACCGTCGACCAGACCGGAGCCGACGCGCTCATCAAAGCCTCCATCGACGCCGGCATCAATTTCTTCGACACCGCCGACGTCTACTCCGAAGGCGAGAGCGAAAAAGCCCTCGGCCAATCCCTCAAAACTCTCAACATCTCGCGCAGCACTGTAGTTATCGCCACCAAAGCCTTCGGCCGCACCGGCCCCGGTCGCAACGACGTCGGCGCCTCCCGTGGCCACATCATGGACGCCGTCGACGCCAGCCTCCGCCGCCTTCAGACCGACCACATCGATCTCTATCAGATCCACGGCAACGACTCCATCACCCCCATAGAAGAGACCCTCCGCGCACTCGACACCCTCGTCCAGCAAGGAAAAGTCCGCTACATCGGAGTCTCCAACTGGCAGGCCTGGAAGATCGCCAAGGCCCTCGGCATCTCCCAGTTCAAAAACCTCGCCCGCTTCGACACCCTCCAGGCCTACTACTCCATCGCCGGCCGCGACCTAGAGCGCGATCTCGTCCCCCTGCTCAAAGCCGAAAAAACCGGCCTCCTAGTCTGGAGCCCACTCGCGGGCGGTCTTCTCTCCGGCAAATTCTCCCGCGAAAATCAGCGCCCCGAGGGCTCCCGCCGCTCCGAGTTCGACTTCCCCATCGTCGACAAAGAGCGCACCTGGCGCATCCTCGACGTCATGGCCCCCATCGCCAAAGCCCACAACTGCAGCCCCGCCCGAATCTCTCTCGCGTGGCTGTTAGCGAAGCCCGTAGTCACCTCAATCATCATCGGAGCAAAGCGCCTCGACCAGCTCGAAGACAACCTCGCCGCCGTCGATCTCAAGCTCACCGCCGACGAACTAAAGCAGCTCGACGAAGTCAGCGCCCTGCCACCCGAGTACCCCGGCTGGATGCTTCCCTTCCAAAGCTCCAATCGCCTCGAGCCGATAGCCCGCACCGTTCCGGTCACACCCGGCAAATCATAA
- the mdh gene encoding malate dehydrogenase: MRKKVTIVGSGNVGATAAHWIAAKELADVVLLDVVEGVPQGKALDLLQAMPIEKRDCSIIGTNDYEDTANSDVVVITAGIARKPGMSRDDLLTTNHGIMSKVVGEVVKASPNTIIIVVSNPLDAMAQTAFKHAGLPRERVIGMAGVLDSARFRTFIAEELKVSVENVTAFVLGGHGDTMVPLSRYSTVAGIPITELIAPDRLKELETRTANGGAEIVKHLKTGSAYYAPSAAAVEMVEAILKDKKKILPCAAYLQGEYGISGLYVGVPCKLGAKGLEQIIEIKLTPAEQAALQKSADSVKELCTVIGVA; encoded by the coding sequence ATGCGGAAGAAAGTAACGATTGTTGGTTCGGGGAATGTGGGAGCTACGGCTGCGCACTGGATTGCGGCGAAGGAATTGGCTGATGTGGTGCTGCTCGATGTTGTCGAAGGTGTGCCGCAGGGCAAGGCGCTTGATCTGTTGCAGGCGATGCCGATTGAGAAGCGCGATTGCAGCATCATTGGAACCAATGATTACGAGGATACGGCGAACTCCGATGTGGTTGTGATTACGGCGGGGATTGCGCGTAAGCCTGGGATGAGCCGTGATGACTTGCTGACGACGAATCATGGGATTATGTCGAAGGTTGTGGGTGAGGTGGTCAAGGCATCGCCGAATACGATCATCATCGTGGTGTCGAATCCGCTGGATGCGATGGCACAGACGGCGTTCAAGCATGCCGGGTTGCCGCGTGAGCGTGTGATCGGGATGGCTGGAGTGCTGGACTCGGCGCGGTTCCGCACGTTTATTGCTGAGGAGTTGAAGGTGTCGGTCGAGAACGTGACCGCGTTTGTGCTGGGTGGACATGGCGACACGATGGTGCCTTTGTCGCGCTACTCGACGGTTGCGGGAATTCCTATTACGGAGTTGATCGCGCCTGATCGGTTGAAGGAACTGGAGACGCGTACGGCCAATGGTGGCGCGGAGATTGTGAAGCACCTGAAGACTGGGTCGGCTTACTATGCTCCGAGTGCTGCTGCGGTTGAGATGGTTGAGGCGATTCTGAAGGATAAGAAGAAGATTCTTCCTTGCGCCGCTTATCTGCAAGGGGAGTATGGCATCTCGGGCTTGTATGTTGGCGTGCCTTGTAAGCTTGGCGCGAAGGGGCTGGAGCAGATTATTGAGATCAAGCTGACTCCGGCAGAACAGGCTGCGCTGCAGAAGAGTGCGGATTCGGTGAAGGAGCTTTGCACGGTCATTGGGGTGGCTTAA